Within the Indicator indicator isolate 239-I01 chromosome 26, UM_Iind_1.1, whole genome shotgun sequence genome, the region GCCACAGGATTGCAGAAGCCATTTttgctggaagaagctgcctttTCATAGTGCCTGGGGTGATCTCTTGCTTCTATGATGCTTACTGCCCTCTCCATTGACAAGATATCGCACTGGGCTTCTCCAATCTCACTGATGCTGGGCTCCTGGGACACTATAGGGTGGCTGATGTTCCGTGCTGCATTCTgtctgtttttaatttcttctaagCTCAtgtcatcatcatcctcatccaAAAAAGCTCCAACAGAAATAGAATTGCAGCATTTCTTACTCTTGCCTGTAAACAATTTCAATGAGAGCAACAGGTGAAAAGACTTTCAACAGAACACCAAACTAGCCACAAATCCACACTTTTTATGTCTATTTATCAAAGCCCTCTCTAATTTTGTTCATGCAGAAGCATAAACTAACCTAACTAAAGCTACAAATGCAAAATTACAGCAGTATCATTTCTGCAAATAACCAGATCTCCTACACTCCTCACTTCAATCATTAACCAGTGACAAAGGCTGAGCTCAGGATAAAGCAGAATAAGGCAAGAACATGTTACTAATATCAAACATCTTAAGCTTTCATCTCTTCCGAAGCACAAAGGCTTATGACTAGTCCAACAACCATCCTTCAGGGCCTTGTCAGCCTGGGCTTATCCCACTATGAGAGCCCCTTCAGATCTATCATCACACACAGCACAAAGCTTTATGACCTGTGTGCACCTTCCCTATGCAACATGTCTGTGTGCACCATGGCAAGCACTGGTTTGAGAAGTTTTGGGTTTTGATCAGTGTATCTCTCCTGGGTTTTGATCAGTGTATATCTCTCCCTCAACTGTaaaaaatttttcttttaagaagttATTTACACTCTATCTGTGGATTACAAAATTCTGTACTCCAAGATGAATTCCCAAATGCTCCAAGTGAAAACATACTGAAGATAGAGGTTTTCTTACAGGAATTTCATTTGGAGCCTACAATCAAAATCCTTTTATATGAAAGCTAACTAATAGCTAAGGAGGTCTGGTCTAATTCTCCTGCACTCAAGTGTTGTTAGTTCCTTTTTCAGCACCACAATCAGACTGTTTGGATAACAGATTAATAATAGCAACCACCGCAGGTGAATGCTTCCCCTGGGCACCaagctgcttctctcctgcttctccccaggTGCACCCTGTTGTTTGTAGCATTTGCCCTTTTCTTACCAGGTGGATGTGGAGTTTTATATCTATTGGAGGTTTCATTTTCCCCTGTTTCTTGCTGAGCCTTTTCGCTCATTTCCCGATGACTCAGGTACTCTTCTAATTTTCGCAACCCCTCCTGGGAAGACAGATCAACAAAACAGCCCAGAAATTCCCAGTATTCAACCCACGGGAACCCCAGTTCATGAGCTAACTCCctgcaataaataaaataaaacgaATCATTTGTCAAGACAGACAGATTAGTTTGacaagcattttctttttctgaacacaTTTTTATCATCTATTAACAGGAGTATAAAAGTGCAACTAGGCAACACAATTCCACAACAATCAACAGTCTGCAAAAGCAACAGTAAACAATCCTCAGCCAACACAGAATTAActcctatttttttcctgcacagtTAATCAAATTTAATCTATCACTCTTAAGGTTAGCACCAGGAATATTGCTGGGTTTAAGCTGTTTGTCTCTAGACACCAGGTAAAAATAAATCCCCACTGATAGAGGCATGACCTCCATTCAATAGCTTTTCCTACATGGGAATGGCAAAAGGTAGGAGGAAGCCAGGGGttacttcaaagaaaaaaatcttatcaGGTTTCAACAAAATATGGGGGGGTTCCATATACTGCTGACACAAGGTACTGTAACAGCAAGGGGACAGCTTTTACAAGCAGAACATCTGTGTTAGGATCTTTTTGTTCTGCTACCTTTCTAACAAGCCCTCAATTTGCAAGTAAAAGCAGGCTGCGTATAACTTTACATATGACAAATCAGCCACCTAAATGTTTGAGAAAAGCATTTACACAATCCCTCAACAACAGGATCTTTATTTTCAAAGCTGAGAAAGCTTTCTCTCCCATTTTTAGCTGTTTTCTTTACCCCAAGTACAATATACttcacaaaatatttctgcCCTAGGATATTGTGCAGTAAGTAAAACCCCATACTTTTGCTCCACATTGCTctattgctattttttttttttttacattgataAGTCTTTTAGATACCTTCCAACTCTTTCAACACCTCTCTCCAGGTCAGATTTCCTGACATTACGAAAGAAGCCAGCTCTCTCTCGAGGGGGAGTCTTCCAAAGCCTGCGGAATTCTTCAgcctttaaaaaacagaaataattttttacaaCCCCCCCCTCTACAATATGAAGCTAACCCAGTGCTGGCTAACTGTTTATCCACAGGTATACAACACATTTAGCTGTTTGCTGTCTACATGCAAACAGGCTCAAGTTCTGCACAAGTATTGCTCAACTCCAGCTGCAAAGAATCTCATACTGGATCTAAAATTACTCCTCCCAGTGTTACTTGGTTACTTTGATCTCATAACTGCTTATTAAAAGAGTAAGGACCATAATGTACAATCATCTCAAATTGTATTGATACTAAGCCTGCctgcttttaatttgctttgcagcaggatACTCTGCCTTTTAATTCTGCCATGTTATTATAAATTTATTTGATGACAAATGCTCTCTTGTTCACTGGTTTCTAGGGTGCAAAGGTGGTATTTTTGTATGTACACATTTAACTCCACAGACTTGCTACAGTTATTAGAATATACTCTCCTTGTATATTTAGAAGTCTGAATTTGAACTCctaaaggaaataaatgaaTGCATTTTGGTAAAGTTTCAAACTTTGTGCCTTTATATgacaaaaaacagcaacaatgACTAAGAATTACACTAAGAAATTAAAGGTATCTGCCAGCAACTAAAATACAGCATTAGCATGAGCACTGTTTACACTCTAGGGAAAGTATTTCAGAGTATAAAGTACTTTTACCTCTCTGCTCAGGAGAACTGAGCAATGTGTATATTTAGAAGAGAAAGCAttaagttgtggggttttttggaaaACTCTGTCCCAGAAGAATTCAAGCATTAAATAACAGAAAGTCACCAGTTGTATTTATTCACTATTTCTAAAGCTGTCATATTCTAGCACATTACCATTAAACAAATGAGTCAAAGAAATGCCTATAAATGTATATTCTGTGGAACTGGTATCCATGTATTCCTCTTGAAAAGCAAGGACTTGGCTTTTCTACTGCACAAGCAACACTTTTCCAGAACACTCCCCACAGCTACCACTTGGTCAGCAGTTTTCCCATTTAGACAAAAACAGTAAGGTTAATTCAGCACCCAGTGGTGATAAACTGCTTCTAACATCACTGTCAGTTTCTAGGAAGGAGATAAAAATACTGTTATGTTTTCTAACCAAACTCATAGCCACATTGAAAGACTTTGTTTTAGATTAGGAAGTTAGAGCAATTATCTGCAAGACAGTGAAAGGTTTGCAAAGAGCACTCTGAATAGGAAAAAGAACTGAACACCTTGGTTCTGACTGAATTTACAGCAcaggtttctttgttttcagcaaCAAAAAACATTTAGAAGTTTCTGTGCTCCTCTTTCTCATCAAGAGAGCCACAATCTCTAACAGGAGCAAGCTATGCCACACAGCGAAGGGTGAATGGAGCTTCTAATGgttcctgattaaaaaaaaccccaaacaacaaaataaaggcaccatagattcacagattgcattgggttggaacagaccctcaaaggtcaccttgacCAACACACCTGCaaccagcagggacacctccaactagagcaggctgcccagacccacatccagtctgatcttgaatgtcttcagggacaggacctcaaccacatccctgggcaacctgttccagtatttcaccccTCTCATTGTGGTGATCATCTTCTTggtttccaacctaaacctcccctgctccagtttcaaaccattgtcccttgtcctgtcactgcaagcccttctaaacagtcccttccagctttcctgtggGTCCCCTTCATATATTGATTTtgacagctctaaggtctcctcagagccttctttttcccaggctgaacagcccatattctttcagcctgtcttcatagtagaggtgctccagccctctgaacatcttggtggccctcttctggacctgctccagcaggtccatttCTCCCTTTTGtagggggccccagagctggacacagcattctaGGTTATATGAAGTCCTCTCCTTACCTTTGAGGGGCTCATGGGGCCTGCAAATGCTCTTATTGACAACACTGGATCTTTGGGGCTGCCGCTGTACTTAGATAAAGTTCTTTGGGGGCTATCATCTGTCTGATCAGGTGACCATGGAGCACCAATGACAGGAGCTGAAGAATTGTCCTCTGCTCTCAAGAGTGGTACATAGTATCGAcctaaaataaaaaccaaaaagctttCTTAAGATATTTATTACACTTAACCATCTGATTTCATTAGTAGAACTACTTGCAACTCAAACACACAGTTTCAGGATTTACAGCCTGCTTACAGCTTGGATTGCAGCACAGGCTCCTTTCTCTCTCACATACAGAAACACCTGCACTGAAAGATGTATCCCTTCACTAAGGATCTTCAACAAATTTCAAAATCTCCTTCTGCATAAACCCACAATGAAAAGTTTTCTGTCAAAGAAATTACAAGACTCCCCCAGTGGGACAAATCTCTTGCTCTGTTAAGatattttgtttacttttaGATTAAACTTTCTGCTTCAGGCTGGCTGAGTCAAGTAAGGGCCATGCCTGTGTTCTAGAGCTAGGAGGATAACCTTGTGAGGCATACAGTGAGAGCTCTGCCTGTAATTTAAAAGACAAGAAGTTTTCTGTTCCTTGACAGTTTTAGAGTTTCTCTCAAAAACAAATGGAATGGGAGTCAGCAAAGAGGCAAAATAGAGGCCTGACAGAGCATAAAACTGAATACAGACCTTTCAAGTACTCTCttagtttttctttcagttctgcAGATTTATTCTTGCTTCTTTCACAAACTACCTGTTAACATAATTTCAGATGCTTGTTAGTAGAGCATTAAGACATCACCCTTGAATCAACTGTCATCAGTTACAATACTGGCCTCTACCAATCTCACCCAGTACTTTCAACTAAAATACATCCATATCCATAAAATAGGCACTGTAAGGGCAGCACAACATAAAATCTAGAACTTCACCCCAAACAACATAAAATACTTGTACTGACTTCAAAGATTTACACTCTACCATGACACAAGTATCTCACTAAAAGCCTTCTACCTACAATAGTTAACATCTGAACTTGAAAAAACATTATTAGACATAACATTTCTGGGTTTGTTGTGGAATTGCAGAGACTTACTTCTGCTGGAGTCTGATCGTATTTGTTTCTTGGATTTTTTACAATAGCTGGGTGTGAGGTAAGCACATTAACAACGTCCAAATTCCCAAACTTGCATGCAAAATGCAATGGAGTATCAAATCcctgcagtggggaaaaaaagggaaaattcaCACCTATTTGGAAACATGATGAGGTCAACCCCAAAAAAACGTCATGGCTAAGTGAGAGAGAGCTCTTAATAGATCTTTTCCTATTATACTGCAGAACCAACCAAACTCATTAATGGCTTGTTTTGCTAACAGActcttctgttctctttccttctcccttacACATCCTTAACACCTTCCAGTTGTTTCCACAAGAATAAGAAACTGGCAAACCCTCAAACCTTACCATTTTATCTGGTGTGTTAAGGTAAAGGTCAACAATGTATTGGATGCGATTCTTCAGCAttacatcatcatcatctggATACATAAGCCTCATAAAGTCAGGATTTTCCAAAGTGTCCAGCAATAGCTGGCAGATACCAGCTTGGTTCTCCTTGGCAGCAACATGCATGACATTATACCTGCACCCTTCCTGGAAAAAAGGGACAAACATCAGACTGAACTGACAGAGCTCTCTTACACCCACGTGCTTAACTGATTTAACTGTGAAAGTACAAAGGTTTCCACGCTGAGttttggctttgggtttttcttttgtgggggttttgttgtttgggtttttttgtttgagggGGGGGTatgttttatttggaaaagatgTTTATAAAACAGTTCATAAACATTCAAAAaccccatggcacaggggttggaactaggtgatctttaaggtcctttccaacccaaaccattctatgattctaaaactgCAGCGAATTATAGGACACTGTAAAGATAGGCATCTTCAAACCCACATTCAGCAAAATTAGTCTTATACTCAGCTAGAGTCTTACATCTAGGGCAAAAACATGGCAGAGAGGGTATATTCAGACATCATATAATAAAAGGAGATGGGAACTTGTAAAGAGCAGGAAAGCACATGTATGTATATACAAAACCCCCTACTTCTGCTGTTAATATTTACATACCAAATTTCAAGACTTTCACAAAGCTGGTCTGACAGAAGGCATTGTTTAAAGCAAGATTGCCAGCATCTGCCACATGGTACCTTATACAGGGAGTCTAGCTGCAGAGCATGTCTGGTGCCTAGGTGAGCAGTGCCTTAGAACACCCAGTCACAGCCTAGGCACTGCCCTCTTCTTTCAAATcattctatttttaaaagactGGAATCATTCTGAGGAGATCAATACTACCTTCATCACTGGATAAAACTATTCTTCCCCCAAAGAACTGCATATGGTATTTTAGCTGTTCTAGAGCAAAGTGAACCTTCAGTTATGATGGGTCACTTACACAAGACTTCTGCCATGTTTGTCTTAGCTCTCAACCCAGTACCAATAAACATCAAGAAACTCTGCTAGTGGAAACAACATCTCttgaaggaagagcaggcaacaACATTCCTTCCAGTTCTGCTTAGCAGGCCTCACAGCTAAATCACTAAACCAGAACTtggatttttctgtttatttttaccTGTACAACTGTTGGGTTGTCTCCTGACCCAATCAGGTAACGAGGGTTACTCCAAATAAGTTCTGAAAACGTTGCAGTATCTCCTTTCTCCACAGCCTTCCGAAGCTTAGCATTAAGATCTTGGGTACGTGGACTTTTGTAACTGTTGGCTCTCTCCTTATTAGCAGTTTCAGTCTCAGGAGAACATAAACCATCTGTCAAAACAGAAGTAACCTATTTCTAGATACATTCCTTTCAGTGATCACTGTTTTCATACCCAGACCATGAAAATAAGCTTTCTACCTACGTGCATTAACTTTGCATCTTTTACATACAGGAGTAAAAAAAATTGAGGTCAAATGACAGAAGATTTAGAAATATCAGTAGTTAGTAATAGGGAGGGAGAGGAGTAAAACTTAATCATCTTGTAAAACTCTCTTAGACTTTAATAGGGACAGGTAAACTTTAAAATGACTAATCTCCTTCCTCCAAGCTTAAATGCAGAATTCAACAAGAGGTAAGAATTTTCTGAATATTGAAAGAGTTTTTCCAGTTCTGTGACTGAATCCTTTTAACCTAGCAAGTGGGAACACTGAAATATGCTCAGTGGTTACCACTTTACTTCTGGATGTATGAACTTACTTAACAATTAAGGACAGCTTCAATATACTGTGCAAATTTATCAGTGTCTTGGTCAAACCTGAAAATCCTGAAGTCTGTGGGTAAAATCAAACCCCACCTAATGTAACCACAGACTGCTAAGCAATACATCCACGAAAGCAATCGCCAACATCACAGCTTTAGAAGAACAGCAACATTTTTTTAGTGCAAAATTCATGTGAAACAGACCAATAATTGCTTTTAAGAGTAACCAGTTTAGCTTATCATAACACAGACCACAGAGACCATACACTGCAGGCCAAACCTTCTGCTTTAAAAGACAAAGCCCAGATTTTCACAAGATTCCTGGGGCTCTGGTTTACTTCTGTAGTAGTTCTTTACAGAAGAAATGACAGAATTCCAACATATTCTGCCTTTATTTCTGTACATAAACTTTGGTGCTCCTTTCTTGGAAGAACATCAATTAATATTAAGGATAACTTTTCCAGTACAATTTTATATAGAAGTAAAATGAGATGCGAATCCaaaattaaaaagtattttttattgCCTGATTCAAACTTACTTCAcagaaaaatgtaattaaatacTGGCTGGCATATCTACTCACACAGTAATTTCATTTGGTCAGTAAGCTCTGGAGCTGTGATCTAACATTTGTTTACAGCTTATCTTAAACAGCATCACTCTAAAGGAACTTCAGTTTATGAAGATGCTTCACCCTTGGAAATTTTTTCTGTTGGTGTATCGGTTATGGAGTTGTTGCTTCTTCTCTCACAAAAAATTATCAGAGTGTATATTGCATCTCCTTTACAGAGATGAAGAGCCTCACTCACCTCTGTTAAATGATGCCATTTTCACTGGAGACAAACATAAAGAAGACTTGCTTGGAGGTGGGAAATAATCACAGATGCCTTTAGCAAATTTTTCAGCATCCTCTCTGTTTGAAAAAGCTTTAAAACGGGAACCCTTAATCATCTTAACAGCTTGGAGAGCTTCCTTTTTATCTTCATAAACATGTATTCTCTCTGCAACAAAGTACAATCAAAGTCAAATTATTATTTCAATAATCTCAGATCTGTTCCTAGAAACAGATTACAAAATTCTCAGACTGCCCTGCCAGCTTTGTTCTCAAACTGGCACAAGACTCAAAAGCCCTTTtaaattttctcttttgaaaacGGAGTAGAAGAATTTTACACACTCCAGCTACCATCAGGTGGTATCTGTATGGTGTTTGGCCATTCAGATCAATCCATATCAGAACATCTTAACAGATGGGCCAGAGTCAGCAAAGAAGTATTTCACATCCATTCTGACAAGCAAACTCAGAGTTTATTCACCCTGCATTACTTTCCATGTTCTCTTGTCCAGAAAGATCATCTGTGATCCACTGCCATGATGTTAAGACTTCTACACAGAGTCTTGGATATTAATTAagtctttttcctctccatttgCATCAATATTATCTGCTCAAATTAAGACATCTAAACTCCCTTCTAATGAGAAAGAATACTTATTACTATCTCAGAGCAAGCAATCCTTTATGCACTACTGTAATCCCACCATTTGGGGGTTTGCTTATTGCTTATTGCAGTGCTCATCAACAACATGTGACAAATGACTGATCCATCTAGATACTTTGGCATTAAGGtaggaaagaaaacatgaaaccaCGTTAGAAGGGAGCCTTTAAGCTTCAACTAATGACAGTCTAAATAGATTTTGACTGTTTGAAGGATTACTTTTTATTCTTGAGAGAGATTGAAGGCACACGATGGGTATGAGAGTAGaagcaggaaataattttcttcaacTGAGCTACATCAAGCAGAGGATCCTCAAGTGTATCAACTCTGATGGAAGAACACCTGAGATGTCTCTGAACAGTGTTGCTATGCGTCGTAAGATCCAACAAATACTatttagagaaataaaaaaaaaatgctttgagtCGTCCTTGAACACCTTGAATACAGTGGTGTTCATATCACCTGCTATGTAGAAAAATGGCCATTTAGACAGGACTGTATAAAGCTTATCactggaaaggaaggaaattaatATTTACCATTTCTTGCCAAAATGTCGTCATAAACTGGACACACACCATAGAACAGTGGAGGCTCTTTGGGTGGTGTCTGAGTACTAATTTGTGAATCAACACATCCCGCTCCACAGGCAGGAGGTGAACACTTCATGTGGATCACATCATCTTCCTCTGGAGGGTTCAGACCTACACAGTACCCAAAGTCTGTGTCTTCAGAAACACTTCTGTGACCGTTGTGATTCACTGCTGCGGTTTTCAAAGCCTCCTGTGCTTCTGCCCGGCTGCTACCAGATGGGAcatttccagc harbors:
- the ANKLE2 gene encoding ankyrin repeat and LEM domain-containing protein 2 → MERWVGAAGGWGSLWGACWGRWQGWELLAACAVIGAVGWLLRLLERRPGGRGAPEAAISSSPAPLSAGSRRCSGSRPGEITMDAILSRLKQLSSDELREEIVRAGLKCGPITSTTRFIFEKKLAQALLEQQGGSEGKGSLSEEAAGNVPSGSSRAEAQEALKTAAVNHNGHRSVSEDTDFGYCVGLNPPEEDDVIHMKCSPPACGAGCVDSQISTQTPPKEPPLFYGVCPVYDDILARNERIHVYEDKKEALQAVKMIKGSRFKAFSNREDAEKFAKGICDYFPPPSKSSLCLSPVKMASFNRDGLCSPETETANKERANSYKSPRTQDLNAKLRKAVEKGDTATFSELIWSNPRYLIGSGDNPTVVQEGCRYNVMHVAAKENQAGICQLLLDTLENPDFMRLMYPDDDDVMLKNRIQYIVDLYLNTPDKMGFDTPLHFACKFGNLDVVNVLTSHPAIVKNPRNKYDQTPAEVVCERSKNKSAELKEKLREYLKGRYYVPLLRAEDNSSAPVIGAPWSPDQTDDSPQRTLSKYSGSPKDPVLSIRAFAGPMSPSKAEEFRRLWKTPPRERAGFFRNVRKSDLERGVERVGRELAHELGFPWVEYWEFLGCFVDLSSQEGLRKLEEYLSHREMSEKAQQETGENETSNRYKTPHPPGKSKKCCNSISVGAFLDEDDDDMSLEEIKNRQNAARNISHPIVSQEPSISEIGEAQCDILSMERAVSIIEARDHPRHYEKAASSSKNGFCNPVATERIMSDRRHLRDGGGCLGSSPVSNLMSEFESLSVQEQELGGEPNTIAAKTEERDRMDKACYAVSLASSEPSVTGKSGETKLRTEHKIPSEKERLAMESGIQANEAQQHQELSSQKVFLKALPTYDTSRKLFLLGEQPSKLDSDVLAAIEAAEVDPQKYPFVSRWKHMVESYSSSDRQSWPSSALKERVMAAGLPNASVYSNSGRNSPITGSPGKYGNATSFWPEPGSPGRYSPVGVNHALLRLRSYSEPPAH